From Permianibacter aggregans, a single genomic window includes:
- a CDS encoding THxN family PEP-CTERM protein has protein sequence MRLKQLMVAGLMFAGSGIALADPLVTEWDFQTTTGFEDDGAWSCDGDVAGSNSCSLAFSDLNGNGTYNTLSWGTESNPEDAQSYLEITNILGTLTTNGGWEDINYFDHYNHVITAAGGSLGFVNILGLFQILDPLGVLPDFGTPNGVSFFETFNTQDCPTPNPNGTYCDDIFTTGGLSGSFNFMVAGDGGMYTLSFQFFAGPGTTIVDNGDGTFTIYTTEACSADGIAGCQPGEPYAAGFSRLITQAQITYVAEPAYIALLGFGLLGLFLRRKRF, from the coding sequence ATGCGACTCAAACAATTAATGGTCGCGGGATTGATGTTTGCCGGATCCGGCATTGCCCTCGCGGACCCACTGGTTACTGAATGGGATTTTCAGACCACAACAGGCTTTGAAGACGATGGCGCTTGGAGCTGCGACGGCGATGTGGCTGGCAGCAATTCTTGCAGCTTGGCGTTTTCTGACTTGAATGGTAACGGTACCTACAACACCCTGAGCTGGGGTACGGAATCGAATCCGGAAGATGCACAAAGCTATCTGGAAATCACCAATATTCTTGGCACATTGACCACCAACGGCGGCTGGGAAGACATCAACTATTTTGATCACTATAACCATGTGATCACCGCCGCGGGCGGCAGCCTCGGCTTCGTCAATATTCTGGGTCTGTTCCAGATTCTGGATCCGCTCGGTGTTCTTCCGGATTTCGGCACGCCGAATGGCGTTTCGTTCTTCGAAACCTTCAACACCCAGGATTGCCCAACCCCGAATCCAAATGGCACCTATTGTGATGACATTTTCACGACCGGTGGTCTGTCGGGTTCGTTCAACTTCATGGTCGCCGGTGACGGTGGTATGTATACACTGTCATTCCAGTTCTTTGCTGGTCCGGGCACCACCATTGTTGACAATGGTGATGGTACCTTCACCATTTACACGACTGAAGCTTGCAGTGCCGATGGTATTGCTGGATGCCAGCCAGGTGAACCGTATGCAGCCGGCTTCAGCCGTCTGATTACCCAGGCGCAAATCACCTATGTTGCAGAGCCGGCTTATATCGCACTGCTGGGATTTGGTCTGCTTGGATTGTTCCTGCGCCGCAAGCGCTTCTAG